A genome region from Setaria italica strain Yugu1 chromosome III, Setaria_italica_v2.0, whole genome shotgun sequence includes the following:
- the LOC101765233 gene encoding receptor-like protein kinase HSL1, whose protein sequence is MARSSPPGHAWHRVLPLACACLALLACLLPRHAAAQQADDGGEARLLLRIKSAWGDPAALASWTAAAGASPHCNWTYVSCDASGRVASLALPNVTLSGAVPDDIGGLTALTALDLSNTSVGGGFPAFLYNCTGIARIDLSNNRLAGKLPADIGRLGGNLTYLALDHNSFTGTIPAAVSKLKNLTYLALNENQLTGTIPPELGDLISLEALKLESNPFDAGMLPESFKSLTKLTTVWLANCSLGGEFPNYVTQMPGMQWLDLSTNRFTGNIPPGIWNLQKLQYLYLFANNLTGDIGINGKIGATELVEVDLSMNQLSGTISESFGSLLKLRYLNLHQNNLTGEIPASIARLPSLEFLWLWDNSLSGELPAELGKQTPLLRDIQIDSNNFVGPIPEGICSNKRLLVLTASDNQLNGLIPSSLASCPTLIWLQLQDNELSGEVPAALWTVPKLLTLFLQNNGQLSGTLPENLYWNISRLSIDNNRFTGRIPATAAKLQKFHASNNLFSGDIPAGFAAGMPLLQELDLSANQLSGAIPESMALLCAVSQMNLSHNQLTGEIPAGLGSIPVLNLLDLSSNQLSGAIPVSLASLRSSQLNLSSNQLSGEVPAALANPANDQSFLGNPGLCAAASLVGSLKGVRSCGAQPTDHVSPSLRAGLLAAGVALVALIAALAVFVVCDIRRRKRRLAQAEEPWKLTPFQPLDFGEAAVARGLADENLIGKGGSGRVYRVAYTSRSSGGAGGTVAVKRIWTGGKVDKGQERAFAAEVDVLGHIRHSNIVKLLCCLSRAETKLLVYEFMENGSLDKWLHGQKWMAGSAIARAPSVRQAPLDWPTRVRVAVGAARGLCYMHHECSPPIVHRDVKSSNILLDSDLNAKVADFGLARILVETGKADTVSAVAGSFGYMAPECAYSRKVNEKVDVYSFGVVLLELTTGREANDGGEHGSLADWAWRHLQSGRRIADAADKCIRDAGYGDDVEAVFKLGIICTGRQPSTRPTMKDVLQILQRCEQAHQRAADEKVAADYDAAPLLQVQVRGGSRRKQLSDARVMDDGSEGGFDCNV, encoded by the exons ATGGCACGGTCGTCGCCGCCCGGCCACGCCTGGCACCGCGTCCTGCCCCTGGCGTGCGCCTGCCTCGCCCTGTTGGCGTGCCTCCTCCCGCGCCACGCCGCGGCGCAGCaggccgacgacggcggcgaggcgcggctGCTCCTCCGTATCAAGAGCGCATGGGGCGACCCGGCGGCGCTCGCGTCGTGGACCGCCGCGGCCGGGGCCTCCCCGCACTGCAACTGGACCTACGTGTCCTGCGACGCGAGCGGCCGGGTCGCGTCGCTGGCCCTCCCCAACGTGACCCTGTCCGGCGCCGTCCCCGACGACATCGGTGGGCTCACCGCCCTCACGGCGCTCGACCTCTCCAACAccagcgtcggcggcggcttccCGGCGTTCCTCTACAACTGCACCGGCATCGCGCGGATCGACCTCTCCAACAACCGGCTCGCCGGGAAGCTCCCGGCCGACATCGGCCGGCTCGGGGGCAACCTGACTTACCTCGCCTTGGACCACAACAGCTTCACCGGCACGATACCGGCGGCGGTGTCCAAGCTCAAGAACCTGACGTACCTCGCTCTCAACGAGAACCAGCTCACCGGCACgatcccgccggagctcggtGACCTGATTAGCCTCGAGGCGCTCAAGCTCGAGAGCAATCCGTTCGATGCCGGCATGCTGCCGGAGTCGTTCAAAAGCTTGACGAAGCTAACCACTGTCTGGCTGGCGAATTGCAGCCTCGGTGGTGAATTCCCGAATTACGTCACGCAGATGCCGGGGATGCAGTGGCTCGACCTGTCGACGAACAGATTCACCGGAAACATACCACCCGGGATTTGGAACCTCCAAAAGCTGCAGTACTTGTATCTTTTCGccaacaacctcaccggcgacATTGGCATCAATGGCAAGATCGGGGCAACAGAATTGGTAGAGGTCGACCTGTCCATGAACCAGCTGAGTGGAACCATCTCGGAAAGCTTTGGAAGCTTGCTGAAACTGAGATACTTGAACTTGCACCAGAACAATCTCACCGGCGAGATACCGGCGAGTATTGCCCGGCTACCGTCCTTGGAGTTCTTGTGGCTGTGGGACAACAGCCTCAGTGGAGAGCTCCCGGCGGAGCTCGGAAAGCAGACGCCGTTGCTGAGAGACATCCAGATCGACAGCAACAACTTTGTCGGGCCAATTCCGGAAGGAATCTGCAGCAACAAACGGTTGTTGGTGCTCACCGCCTCCGATAACCAGCTTAACGGCTTAATCCCGTCCAGTCTTGCCAGCTGCCCCACTCTCATATGGCTTCAGCTCCAAGATAACGAGTTGTCCGGTGAGGTGCCGGCCGCACTGTGGACGGTGCCCAAGCTTTTGACCCTGTTCTTGCAGAACAATGGACAGCTGAGCGGAACCCTGCCGGAGAACCTGTACTGGAACATATCGAGGCTTTCGATAGACAACAACCGGTTCACTGGACGGattccggcgacggcggctaaGCTCCAAAAGTTTCATGCCAGCAACAATCTCTTCTCCGGTGACATACCAGCGGGGTTTGCTGCTGGGATGCCACTGCTGCAGGAGCTGGACCTGTCGGCGAACCAGCTCTCTGGGGCAATCCCAGAGAGCATGGCGTTGCTCTGTGCCGTGTCGCAGATGAACTTGAGCCATAACCAGCTCACCGGCGAGATTCCGGCCGGGTTGGGCTCCATACCGGTGCTCAACCTGCTGGACCTTTCGTCGAACCAGCTTTCCGGTGCCATACCGGTGTCGCTGGCATCGCTGAGGTCCAGCCAGCTTAACCTGTCGTCCAACCAGCTCAGCGGCGAGGTCCCGGCGGCGCTGGCAAACCCCGCCAACGACCAGAGCTTCTTGGGCAACCCGGGTctctgcgccgccgcgtcgttggTCGGGAGCCTCAAGGGCGTGCGCTCGTGCGGGGCCCAGCCAACCGACCATGTCTCGCCGAGCCTCCGTGcgggcctcctcgccgcgggAGTGGCGCTCGTCGCCCTCATCGCGGCGCTCGCCGTCTTCGTCGTCTGCGACATCAGGAGGCGGAAGCGGCGGCTCGCGCAGGCCGAAGAGCCCTGGAAGCTCACCCCGTTCCAGCCCCTGGACTTCGGCGAGGCCGCCGTGGCGCGCGGGCTCGCCGACGAgaacctcatcggcaagggcgGCTCGGGCCGCGTGTACCGCGTCGCGTACACCagccggagcagcggcggcgcggggggcaCTGTGGCCGTGAAGCGCATCTGGACCGGCGGGAAGGTGGACAAGGGCCAGGAGCGCGCGTTCGCGGCGGAGGTGGACGTCCTCGGCCACATCCGCCACAGCAACATCGTGAAGCTCCTCTGCTGCCTTTCCCGCGCGGAGACAAAGCTCCTCGTCTACGAGTTCATGGAGAACGGCAGCCTGGACAAGTGGCTGCACGGCCAGAAATGGATGGCCGGGAGCGCGATAGCGAGGGCCCCGTCGGTCCGGCAAGCGCCACTGGACTGGCCGACGAGGGTCAGGGTGGCCGTCGGTGCCGCGCGCGGGCTGTGCTACATGCACCACGAGTGCTCGCCGCCGATCGTGCACCGAGACGTCAAGTCCAGCAACATCTTGCTCGACTCGGACCTCAACGccaaggtcgccgacttcggccTCGCGAGGATACTGGTCGAGACCGGCAAGGCCGACACggtgtccgccgtcgccggatcGTTCGGTTACATGGCTCCCG AGTGCGCGTACTCGAGGAAGGTGAACGAGAAGgtcgacgtgtacagcttcggggtGGTTCTGCTTGAGCTGACCACAGGCAGGGAGGccaacgacggcggcgagcacgggtCCCTGGCCGACTGGGCGTGGCGGCACCTGCAGTCCGGCAGAAGAATCGCCGACGCCGCGGACAAGTGCATTAGGGACGCCGGGTACGGTGACGACGTCGAGGCCGTCTTCAAGCTCGGGATCATATGCACCGGCCGCCAGCCGTCGACGCGGCCGACGATGAAGGACGTGCTGCAGATACTGCAGCGGTGCGAGCAGGCGCACCAGAGAGCCGCGGACGAGAAGGTCGCCGCCGACTACGACGCCGCCCCGCTCCTGCAGGTGCAGGTGCGAGGAGGCAGCCGACGGAAACAGCTCTCCGATGCCAGAGTGATGGACGATGGCAGCGAGGGTGGTTTCGACTGCAACGTCTGA